In Oryzias melastigma strain HK-1 linkage group LG16, ASM292280v2, whole genome shotgun sequence, a single genomic region encodes these proteins:
- the LOC118599773 gene encoding mucin-2-like, translating to MKVLFGIVISGWTNPQPSTTPAIQPSTSTAIQPSSTPAIQPSTFTAIQPSSTPAIQPSTSTAIQLSTTPAIQPSSTPAIQPSTSAAILPSTTPAIQPSTTPAIQPSTTPAIQPSTTPAIQPSTTPAIQPSTTPAIQPSTTPAIQPSTTPAIQPSTTPAIQPSTTPAIQPSTTPAIQPSTTPAIQPSTTPAIQPSTTPAIQPSTTPAIQPSTTPAIQPSTTPAIQPSTTPAIQPSTTPAIQPSTTPAIQPSTTPAIQPSTTPAIQPSTTPAIQPSTTPAIQPSTTPAIQPSTTPAIQPSTTPAIQPSTTPAIQPSTTPAIQPSTTPAISQPTHM from the exons ATGAAAGTTTTGTTTGGGATTGTAATCTCTG GTTGGACAAACCCACAACCGTCCACCACGCCAGCCATTCAGCCGTCGACCTCCACAGCCATCCAGCCGTCCTCCACACCAGCCATCCAGCCGTCAACCTTCACAGCCATCCAGCCGTCCTCCACACCAGCCATCCAGCCGTCAACCTCCACAGCCATCCAGCTGTCCACCACACCAGCCATCCAGCCGTCCTCCACACCAGCCATCCAGCCGTCAACCTCCGCAGCCATCCTGCCATCCACCACACCAGCCATCCAGCCGTCCACCACACCAGCCATCCAGCCGTCCACCACACCAGCCATCCAGCCGTCCACCACACCAGCCATCCAGCCGTCCACCACACCAGCCATCCAGCCGTCCACCACACCAGCCATCCAGCCGTCCACCACACCAGCCATCCAGCCGTCCACCACACCAGCCATCCAGCCGTCCACCACACCAGCCATCCAGCCGTCCACCACACCAGCCATCCAGCCGTCCACCACACCAGCCATCCAGCCGTCCACCACACCAGCCATCCAGCCGTCCACCACACCAGCCATCCAGCCGTCCACCACACCAGCCATCCAGCCGTCCACCACACCAGCCATCCAGCCGTCCACCACACCAGCCATCCAGCCGTCCACCACACCAGCCATCCAGCCGTCCACCACACCAGCCATCCAGCCGTCCACCACACCAGCCATCCAGCCGTCCACCACACCAGCCATCCAGCCGTCCACCACACCAGCCATCCAGCCGTCCACCACACCAGCCATCCAGCCGTCCACCACACCAGCCATCCAGCCGTCCACCACACCAGCCATCCAGCCGTCCACCACACCAGCCATCCAGCCGTCCACCACACCAGCCATCCAGCCGTCCACCACACCAGCCATCCAGCCGTCCACCACACCAGCCATCCAGCCGTCCACCACACCAGCCATCCAGCCGTCCACCACCCCAGCCATCTCACAGCCAACCCATATGTAA
- the LOC112143901 gene encoding uncharacterized protein LOC112143901 — MNGQYNLSLPTVSCSCGKILDVGIGDLVDSGYWPATVNFETVHTMDLFTSYEDLKITAPAMSRHAFIGMLEQRTKVFGRSGKICCDTIQTSFLEWCYAKFEVEKLSQVHHFDCPVCTPSMLAVAVDGNRKLYCFRSQPGPDGFFDGVFTAKDAEVASFVDYIHESTQHNPGKGRCGTAEWLAARETSHKSASKVDEEGVEVAVCRHGILLKALNMFRGEIFAYPLYIQKVLTTKNVEFFCSDVICKYWPYLQRVVRHCPELQDLLAMRPFLSISCNGVDETRTEQERP, encoded by the exons ATGaatg gaCAATACAACTTGTCCCTTCCAACAGTCAGTTGTTCATGTGGAAAAATTCTGGATGTTGGCATTGGTGATTTGGTGGACAGTGGATACTGGCCGGCCACGGTAAATTTTGAGACTGTGCACACCATGGATCTGTTCACTTCGTACGAAGATCTTAAAATTACTGCACCAGCAATGTCACGGCATGCTTTTATTGGCATGCTTGAACAGCGCACTAAAGTTTTTGGACGA aGTGGTAAAATCTGCTGCGACACTATACAGACATCTTTTCTGGAATGGTGCTATGCAAAATTTGAAGTGGAGAAGCTTTCCCAGGTGCATCACTTTGATTGCCCAGTATGCACACCCTCCATGTTGGCTGTGGCTGTGGATGGGAACCGCAAGCTTTACTGCTTCAGAAGCCAACCAGG ACCTGATGGGTTTTTTGACGGAGTCTTTACGGCAAAAGATGCTGAGGTGGCCTCCTTTGTGGACTACATCCATGAATCGACACAACAT AATCCCGGAAAGGGAAGATGTGGCACAGCCGAGTGGCTTGCAGCACGAGAAACCTCTCACAAATCTGCCAGCAAAGTAGATGAGGAAGGTGTAGAGGTTGCTGTGTGCCGCCACGGGATTTTGTTGAAGGCCCTCAATATGTTCCGTGGAGAAATTTTTGCCTATCCACTTTATATTCAAAAAGTACTAACCACAAAGAATGTCGAGTTTTTCTGCTCTGATGTGATATGCAAATATTGGCCGTATTTGCAGAGGGTTGTGCGCCACTGCCCTGAATTGCAGGACTTGTTGGCAATGCGTCCCTTCCTATCAATTAG TTGCAATGGGGTGGACGAAACCAGGACGGAGCAGGAGCGACCATAG